The segment ACCTGCTCGAGCTTTTCCAAGACCAAGGCAAGGTGCAGCAGATTGTGAACAACCTGCTCTCCAACGCAATCAAGTTCACACCCGAAGGGGGCCGGATCGTCGTCAGCGCCCGACAAGAAGTGCGCGGCGAACGAGAGGAACTCGTGCTCACCGTGGCCGACACGGGCGTGGGCATCGCCGAGGAAGATCAGGTGGCGATCTTCGAGAAATTCCGCCAAGGCAAGACAGCCATGGCCGGCGGCGATGCTATGACCCGCGAACACTCTGGCACCGGACTCGGCCTGTCGATCGTCAAGGAGTTGTGCAAGCTGCTCGGTGGCGAAGTATCGCTTCACAGCGAACTTGGCAAGGGAAGCACATTCATCGTCCGCTTGCCGTGGGTGCGGGCCGACCAGCCGCGTA is part of the Pirellulales bacterium genome and harbors:
- a CDS encoding ATP-binding protein, producing LLELFQDQGKVQQIVNNLLSNAIKFTPEGGRIVVSARQEVRGEREELVLTVADTGVGIAEEDQVAIFEKFRQGKTAMAGGDAMTREHSGTGLGLSIVKELCKLLGGEVSLHSELGKGSTFIVRLPWVRADQPRMDSPIGENIDELLRPRRQELRRTLDRPVPAAPVSE